From the genome of Salvelinus alpinus chromosome 19, SLU_Salpinus.1, whole genome shotgun sequence, one region includes:
- the LOC139545454 gene encoding leucine-rich repeat transmembrane neuronal protein 4-like: MKRSRHHETMMGSLMRDRWLMIPLLMQGWLLASPISVRERPCPQSCRCDGKIVYCESNAFRDVPNNVSVGCQGLSLRYNSLVNLNASQFSGLSQLVWLYLDHNYINSVDSQAFHGVRRLKELILSSNKITQLQNNTFHTVPNLRNLDLSYNKLQALQPSQFLGLRKLLSLHLRSNSLKTVPMRVFQDLRNLEFLDLGYNRLRSLTRNAFAGLLKLIELHLEHNQFSKINFSHFPRLTNLRALYLQWNRIKSISQGLTWTWTALQKLDLSGNELQIVDSSTYQCLPNLQTLNLDSNKLSNMSQETVDAWISLTTISLAGNVWYCSPSICPLVAWLRNFKGNKETTMICAGPKEAQGEKVIDAVETFSICKVTPTTPFVSTTASINTPSQSELLPLPTLSRVDEELTRSGTAIPSPSGVSPTTPEQDFEYVSFHKIIAGCVALFLSVTIILLVIYVSWKRYPSSIKQLQQRSMVKKQQKKVQETERTLSLPLQEYYVDYKPANSETMEVLVNGTGPYTYTISGSRECEV, encoded by the coding sequence CGTCTCCAATCAGTGTTCGTGAGCGCCCCTGTCCTCAAAGCTGTAGATGTGATGGGAAAATAGTATACTGTGAATCCAATGCCTTTCGGGACGTGCCAAACAATGTGTCTGTGGGATGCCAGGGCCTCTCTCTGCGCTACAACAGCTTAGTGAATCTCAACGCTAGTCAGTTCTCAGGCCTCAGTCAGCTTGTTTGGCTTTATCTCGACCACAACTACATTAACTCAGTGGACAGCCAAGCCTTCCATGGGGTACGGAGGCTGAAAGAGTTGATTCTCAGCTCTAACAAGATCACACAGCTACAAAACAACACTTTCCATACTGTCCCTAACTTACGCAATCTTGACCTCTCTTACAACAAGCTGCAAGCCCTCCAGCCCAGTCAATTTCTGGGCTTGCGGAAGTTGCTTAGTCTCCACTTGCGGTCCAATTCTCTGAAAACTGTCCCAATGCGGGTTTTTCAGGATTTGCGGAATTTGGAGTTTCTCGATCTTGGCTATAATCGTTTGCGAAGCCTCACTCGAAATGCCTTTGCTGGGCTGCTCAAGCTGATCGAACTTCATTTGGAACACAACCAGTTCTCCAAGATCAACTTCTCTCACTTTCCCCGCCTCACCAACCTGCGGGCACTCTATTTGCAATGGAACCGAATTAAGTCAATAAGTCAGGGTCTAACCTGGACATGGACAGCCTTGCAAAAGCTGGACCTTTCTGGAAATGAACTGCAAATAGTGGATTCCAGTACATATCAATGTCTTCCCAACCTACAGACCCTGAACTTGGACTCCAACAAGCTTAGCAACATGTCCCAGGAGACAGTGGATGCCTGGATCTCCCTGACCACCATCAGCCTAGCTGGTAATGTGTGGTACTGTAGCCCCAGCATCTGCCCCTTAGTGGCCTGGCTGAGAAACTTTAAGGGGAACAAGGAGACCACTATGATTTGTGCTGGGCCTAAGGAGGCCCAGGGAGAAAAAGTGATCGATGCAGTAGAAACATTTAGTATCTGTAAGGTCACTCCCACCACCCCTTTTGTCTCAACCACAGCCTCCATCAACACCCCATCTCAGTCTGAGCTCCTGCCCCTTCCCACCTTGTCCAGGGTTGATGAGGAGTTGACCCGCAGTGGTACGGCCATCCCCTCCCCTTCTGGGGTCTCCCCTACCACCCCAGAGCAGGATTTTGAGTATGTATCCTTCCATAAGATTATTGCTGGCTGTGTGGCACTTTTCCTGTCGGTGACTATAATTCTCCTGGTTATTTATGTGTCCTGGAAGCGCTACCCCAGCAGCATTAAGCAACTCCAGCAGCGCTCCATGGTCAAAAAGCAGCAGAAAAAAGTGCAGGAAACAGAACGCACCCTCAGCTTGCCTCTGCAAGAGTATTATGTGGACTACAAACCTGCAAACTCTGAAACTATGGAGGTGCTGGTTAATGGGACTGGAccctacacatacacaatctcagGATCCAGAGAATGTGAGGTATGA